CGCTGACCAGCATGAACAGGGTCGAACGCGGCAGGTGGAAATTGGTCATCAGCGCATCGACCGCGCGGAATTCATAGCCCGGCGTAATGAAAATCGAAGTCTCGCCGGCGAAGGGTCTTATGACGCCAGAAGGGTCGGCGGCGCTTTCAAGAATGCGTAGCGAGGTCGTGCCGACGGCGACGATCCGCCCGCCCGCCGCTCGCGCCGCGTTCAGCCGCGCCGCGACTTGGGCGTCGACCGATCCCCATTCGGCATGCATGACATGGCCGGCGGTGTCCTCGGCCTTCACCGGCAGGAAAGTCCCGGCGCCGACCAGAAGCGTGACCTTCTCCAGGGTCGCGCCCGCTTTTCGAACCGCCTCGACCAGTTCCGGCGTGAAATGCAGGCCCGCCGTCGGCGCGGCGACGGCGCCGCTCTTGTCGGCGAACAAGGTCTGGTAGTCGCGCGCGTCCCTGTCGTCGTCGGCGCGGCGCGAGGCGATATAGGGCGGCAAAGGCATGTGGCCGAGGGCGAAAATCGCGTCGTCGAGCGCAGGTCCCGACAGGTTGAAGGAAAGCAAGGCCTCGCCCTCGTTCTTTTCGGCCACATCGGCCCAGAGCGCGCCCGCAAGGCACGCCGCGCCCTCGCGCGCCTCGCCGAAGATCACCTTCTCGCCGGGTTTCAGCTTTTTCGCCGGCCGGACGAAGGCCCGCCAATGAGAGGCGTCCTCGCGCTTGTGCAAGGTGGCCTCGATCCGCGCGACCGCCTCGCCGCGCCGACGCCAGCCGAACAATTGCGCCGGGATCACCCTCGCGTCATTGACCACCAGCACGTCGCCCGGGCGCAGAAAGGCCGGCAGGTCGCGCACCGAGGCGTCGCGAAAAGAGTCCGGCGTCACCGCGAGCAGCCGCGCCGAGTCTCGCGGCTCCGCCGGCCTCAAGGCGATGCGTCCTTCAGGAAGGTCGAAATCGAACAGATCCACGCGCAATTGAACATCCCTCCCGCTGAACCCGTGGTGATAATGGGCGCGGCGAAAAATCTCAAAAGAAAACCCCGCCTGAGCGGGGTTTTGGCGCCATCGTTTCCCAAGGTCCTCAACGCGAGGCGTAAACCGGGGCGGCTGCGGGGCCGAGGGCGACCCAGACATTCGGGTCCTGCTGGCTCTGGCGCTTCACCAGACGATAGGTAACCTGATCGACCGGCTTCAATTCGTCGGTGAGATTGTCGAGGATGAATTCGCCGGCGTTGGTCTTGACCGTCAGGATGGCGTGGCCTTCGTTGTTCTCGTCGCGAACCACCGTAATCAGCAGGGCCTGACGGGGATAGCCGCGCTCGATCAGCATTCTGCGCTTCAGCAAGGCATAATCTTCGCAATCGCCCTTGCCGTCCACCGGATAGTCCCAGCGATCGACCACGCCCCAATGATCGATGTCGGCGACGGGTTCGACAGCGTGATTGACGATGGTATTGACCTGTTCGATCTCGCGCCGCGCGCTGGCGGTCAGATTGACGTCGACCGGAGCAAGGGCGGGGCCGGAGCATTCGCTCTTGTAGCGCCCGCAGAACACAAGCCAGCCATAGGGAATGCTGGTTTCGCCGCCGACCGAGGCATAGGCAACGTCGTGGCTGGAAAAGGCTTCGGCGGGGCTGGCCAGAAAGGCGACGGTCATGAGAGCGAAAGCAAGGACCAGAAAATTCGAGACACGCATGTCATTCCCCTGTGTTAGGGGAATAATGACCGGGACGATTTGTTGGCGGCGTAAGTAAAACTGCCGCATTTTAGACAAATGCGTTCATTTTCGCGCCGAGACGAATTAAGTATAATCAGCGCTGAGAAAATTGCTTCAAATTGTCCGGATTCGTCCGAATGCCCTGATTTTTAGCGCCCTCGACGCCGCGGGCCGAGCGCGCACATCCTTTACGCTTTACTGACACGAGCGACCGCTTTAACCTCCGACAGACCGCCAGAGTTAATTTCGGGCTTGAATTCACGAAAATCAGCCACATTTCCCTGCGGTCGCCCCGCGCCGAAGGACAGCGCAAATGACACCCGATCTCGACTCCGCTCGTATGACCGCCGCCGACCACGCCGCCCTGATGGACGCGGTCCGGCGGCTGGAGCATATCGGTCCGGCGCTGCGGCTGGCCAATGCGGTCGGACGCAAGGTCAATTTCCTCAAGACCCTGGCGCCGGAAAAGGCCGCGAAAATCATCGACGGCGCCGTCATGGGCGCGATGAAGGTCGCTTTGCGCGCGGCGCTGGCGAGCCTCGCCGGCAGGCCGGTGCGCGACCGCGACCGCGCCCACAAGATCCTCGTCGCCGCCTCAGGCGCGGCGGGCGGCGCGCTCGGCCTCGCCAGCCTGCCCTTAGAACTGCCGGTCAGCACAACGGTCATGCTGCGCTCGATCGCCGACATCGCGCGCGCCGAAGGCGAGGATCTGCGCGACCCGGAGGCCGCCATGGCCTGCCTCGAAGTCTTCGCCCTCGACGGCCGCACGCCCGGCGACAATGTGTCGGAATCAGGCTATTTCGCCATTCGCGGCCTGCTCGCCCGCTCGATCTCGGAAGCCGCGCGCTATATCGCCAGCCGGGGCGTGATCGACGAGGCCGCGCCGGCTCTGGTCAAGCTGATGGCGCAGATCGGAACAAGGTTCGGCTTCGTGGTCAGCCAGAAGCTCCTGGCCCAGGCCACGCCGGCGCTCGGCGCATTCGGCGGAGCGGCGATCAATCTCGCCTTCATCGACCATTTCCAGTCGCTGGCCAAGGGCCATTTCACGGTTCGGCGCCTGGAGCGCAAATATGGCCCCGACCATGTGCGCTCGGAATATGAGCGCATCGCCAAGGCCCGCGAGCCGGACGAAATCCACCCCCCGGCGGCCTAACGGTCAAAATCATACGCTTGGCGCCCGAAGGCGACGCCCGCATTCGGCTCGAAGGAGCCCTTCGCTGACGACCGCAAAGGACGGCTCGGCGCCATAAATGGTAATTCGGCGCTTGCTGACCAACTTATTTTCTTACCCGGGTAAGCAGCCGTCCCACGAAACAGGGCCTATGGGGTCGCCCGCGTGTCTTTCCACACTCCATGCGTCGCAGCGGGGCTGAAATCTTTAGCGCGACAAACTCAGTGAGAGTCCGTGTGCTCATCCTGTTTGCCGCGCGGCAAGCCGTTTCGAGCCGTCATACGTATCGAGACCTACTGCCAATTGTCCTAGCCGAGATTCCCCAACCGACGACGGAATTTTGGTCCAGGTGACGACACGATTTCGTCCCGCATTTTTTGCCGCGTACAGTGCCTCATCGGCGCACTTGACCAGATGCGGTGTGGACCAGGCGGCGCCGACAATAGCGGTGTCGAACCAGAGCAGGGTCTATGACGCGGCGGCGAGCCTTGCACCTCTGCGTTCGCGACCTCGGGCAGGAAGCGAGAGGCGCGCAAATTGCCCAGAAAAGGAACACGGTCGGATCGCTGTGCGTTGTACGCCAGAGGAATTCAAAGTGTTTGGGAGGACAAAATGCGAAATCGCATGTCAAATCGCATGGTTATCGCCATCGTGATTTACATGATGGTGCAGGCCGTCGTTTTCGGCATCGGCGTGGTTCTGGTTTTAGCGACGCCGCTCGCGAACATCGCCATGATGTTGATGCCTTTCGTGGTCGCAGCGACATTGGTTGCGTCGGCGCCGATCGCGTGGTGGCTGGCGCCTTTGGCGCGCGCCGCCCATGAGCGCAAACTGAACGCCCAGGAGCCGGGGCGTTCAACTGATGATCAGCCTGGTCGCGGTTATCACGCGAATTGATCAGCCTGATCAAGGATGGCGCGCGCATAGCGGCTGAAGCCGCCAAAAGGCCAGCGAGATCGCGGACCGGGGTTTTCGGCGGCCGTCCCTGTGCCGCCAGAGCCCCGACGATCGGGGCAATGGCCGCGGCCAGCTCTAGCCGGGCAGTTTTCGCGAGTGGCCGCGTAGGGTCAAAACCGGCTGAAGCCGCTATGACAGCTTTCCGCCGTTTTGAGCCCTACGTTTGAGGGAACCAAAGCCGGATTTCGTCCGCTACGCATCAGCTCGGCCGCAGCGCGTCGAAGGTCGCCGCCATGTCCTGCGCTACGCCCAAGTCCTCGCGCAGATCGGAGAAGACCTTTTCGCCGCGCAGCCAGCGCGCTTCGCAATCCTCATCGCGCAACGCGCGGTCGAGCCCGGCGAGGAATTCGCACACGCCCCAGTCGAGCCCGGCATCGCGCAGCGACGCCTGCAGGGCGCTCTGGACCAAGGAACGCACCGTGCGGTGCGCGCCCGACAGCAGCGCGTCGGAATCGCCGCCCGCCGCCACATCGTGGCAGGCGTCGCGGTCATAGGAGACATGGCCACGGCAGGCGAGCGTGCGCACGGAATAGATCGCGCAGGCGCCGCCGATGATGAAAGGGCACATCTGGCAGGAAGTGAAACGCTCCTGCTGGCTCTTGCCCGCCGTCGCGGCATGGGCTCGCGCCAGCCTCTCATCCAGATCGACGCCATGGCGGGCGAAGGCCGGCGCGGTCAGGCGCAGAAAACGGGCGGCGAGAAAAATTTCCGGCGCCGTGGCCGAAACATGAAGACAGCAGCATGTATCGCAGCCGCGCGCGCAGACGGGCTCCGGCTGGCCCGCGCTCTGGATTTCGGCGGTGCGCTCATAGCTTTCGAAGGCCTGGGCGGTCAGCGCCTCCACCAGGCGCGGATCGCCGCGCCCCTCCCCGAGAATCCGGTCGAAACTCACGCGCATGGCGGCAAAAAAGGCCTGGGGCCCACCTTCTTGAGCGCCGGTCACGCCGCCGGCTCCTTCCGCGGCATTGTCGGCGGGAAAAGGCCGGCCTGGAAACAGACGCTCATATGCTCGACCCGCGCGATCGCCGCCCGCGCCGCCGCCGGCTTCAAATGAGCCTCGGCGTTCTTCCGGAACAACGCGACCCAGCGATCGAAAAATTCTGGCTTGAGGTTCATCGACAGATGCGGCGTGAACGGACTGCCGGCATAGCGCGACGTGCCGAGCAGCGAGCGCGACCAGAAATTCTGCACGATATCGAAATGATGCTCCCAATCCGAGACGTGGCTGACGAAAACCGGCCCGATCAACGGGTCGTGCAAGGCTTCAGCGTAAAAGGCGCGAACCATCGCCTTGATGTCGGCTTCCGTGGCGTCGATCGCCGCGGCGCCATGCTCCGCCTCGCCCACGGGAAGGTTTTTCGCGCGGTCGGCGACAAGGGCGGCGATTTCGGGCGCGGCCCGGCCCATGCGGAATTCCTCGTTGAGCGGCGGGTCATATTTGCCGACCAGGTCGCGCAGGGCGTGATGGCGCAGACGGGCGTTGTCGCGCGCGGTCCAGAAACAGCCGTCGGCAAGGCCGCTGGTGAGAACCTGCTCGTCCGCGCGCAGCCGCGCGGCTTCGGCCGCCATGTCCTCGGCCTCGACAAAGATCACGGGATAGAGAAATTCGCCGATCCGGCGGGTCAGCGTGAAAATGCCGGCGCGCGCCGGCGGATCGCCCGCGAGGAA
This genomic interval from Candidatus Rhodoblastus alkanivorans contains the following:
- a CDS encoding EcsC family protein, with protein sequence MTPDLDSARMTAADHAALMDAVRRLEHIGPALRLANAVGRKVNFLKTLAPEKAAKIIDGAVMGAMKVALRAALASLAGRPVRDRDRAHKILVAASGAAGGALGLASLPLELPVSTTVMLRSIADIARAEGEDLRDPEAAMACLEVFALDGRTPGDNVSESGYFAIRGLLARSISEAARYIASRGVIDEAAPALVKLMAQIGTRFGFVVSQKLLAQATPALGAFGGAAINLAFIDHFQSLAKGHFTVRRLERKYGPDHVRSEYERIAKAREPDEIHPPAA
- a CDS encoding group III truncated hemoglobin, whose protein sequence is MQPRHDHSPLPAARRAGPIFPHADADEVAFAGFAFLAGDPPARAGIFTLTRRIGEFLYPVIFVEAEDMAAEAARLRADEQVLTSGLADGCFWTARDNARLRHHALRDLVGKYDPPLNEEFRMGRAAPEIAALVADRAKNLPVGEAEHGAAAIDATEADIKAMVRAFYAEALHDPLIGPVFVSHVSDWEHHFDIVQNFWSRSLLGTSRYAGSPFTPHLSMNLKPEFFDRWVALFRKNAEAHLKPAAARAAIARVEHMSVCFQAGLFPPTMPRKEPAA
- a CDS encoding transglutaminase-like cysteine peptidase, which produces MRVSNFLVLAFALMTVAFLASPAEAFSSHDVAYASVGGETSIPYGWLVFCGRYKSECSGPALAPVDVNLTASARREIEQVNTIVNHAVEPVADIDHWGVVDRWDYPVDGKGDCEDYALLKRRMLIERGYPRQALLITVVRDENNEGHAILTVKTNAGEFILDNLTDELKPVDQVTYRLVKRQSQQDPNVWVALGPAAAPVYASR
- the queA gene encoding tRNA preQ1(34) S-adenosylmethionine ribosyltransferase-isomerase QueA, yielding MRVDLFDFDLPEGRIALRPAEPRDSARLLAVTPDSFRDASVRDLPAFLRPGDVLVVNDARVIPAQLFGWRRRGEAVARIEATLHKREDASHWRAFVRPAKKLKPGEKVIFGEAREGAACLAGALWADVAEKNEGEALLSFNLSGPALDDAIFALGHMPLPPYIASRRADDDRDARDYQTLFADKSGAVAAPTAGLHFTPELVEAVRKAGATLEKVTLLVGAGTFLPVKAEDTAGHVMHAEWGSVDAQVAARLNAARAAGGRIVAVGTTSLRILESAADPSGVIRPFAGETSIFITPGYEFRAVDALMTNFHLPRSTLFMLVSAFSGLERMQAAYAHAIEANYRFYSYGDACLLLRG